The Belonocnema kinseyi isolate 2016_QV_RU_SX_M_011 chromosome 2, B_treatae_v1, whole genome shotgun sequence nucleotide sequence AGcggtaatattattaaaatttaaaacactcTATTCAGAATAAAgcataaattaaaattcactgGAACTTGGATTAGTGCACGGTTTCGGTTACCTCCTATTGCTTGTCACGCTTGATTGGACACCTTCTACCTCTCTCTCCCCGCAACGGACACCGCCGAGGCATAAATTCTCGGAACGCACAAACCAAGTTTACAGAAATACAAGTTTCAGTGTATCCTTTTCACGTCCGATATGtaaatttgactttgaaattcttggaaattaataaaatctaaCTATCAACTTCGGGCTGCTCTTCAAAGAGaatcaattgaaattaaaaatgagaaaagatgaaaatttttttctctctcgcCTTTCTTgaggttcatttttttaaattgcaattgaaaaaaatactttgaacaaaTTTGTAGCAACGTTTTCGTGTTCACTGAAGTAATTAAaggattttgtaaaatataaaaattcgagaaatagaaatttacgaaattctggaaatttaaatattcataaaattcaaggaattcatagaattcaaagatACATAGAActcatataatttaaagaattcataaaattggtAGCATTAAAAGAATTtgtagaattcaaataattccaaaaattcaaacaattcatggaaatcaaggaTTCCACAGAATTTAAGACTCATAGAATTGATAGATTTGAAAGAAATCATGAAAGTCAAGGAATACTTCAAATTTgatgaattaatggaattcacagaattcgaagaatccaaagaattcatagaattcatagaatttatacaattcaaagaattcatggaattaaaagaatttttatcgttCAAAGAGTTCATATAATTCATGCAAtacaaagaatttataaaattcaaagaatgcatataattcaaagaattgatagaatttgtagagttcaaagaatttataagattGACCGAGCCcccagaattcaaggaatttcttgaactcaaagaattaatgaaattcaagaaattaacagaatttatagaattgaCCGAGTCCccagaattcgaggaattcctTGGAGtcaaagaattaatggaattcaagaaattaatagaatttatagaattaaaaaaactcatggaatttaaagaattcatataattcaaagaatgaatagaattgaaaattcaaagaatttatggaattcaacgatttcatagaattcaaaaaatgcatAGAATTCGTAGGAATTTAtacaattcatagaatttatataattcaaagaattcatagaattcaaaacatttcaaataattcatgaatttcaaggaagacatttaatttttagaattcagaaaattcgtggaattcaaagaatacctagaattcaagcaattaaaaaaattcacagaattcaaagaatttatagaattgatATAATTCGtgcaatttatagaattcaaaggattaatggaattaaaagaatttttatgatgCGAATAATTCAAAGAATGAATAGAATTAAAAGAATGCATAGAATTTGTAGAATTATAAGAGTTCgtagaatttaaagaatgtatagaattcacagaattagaGGAATTcctattaatcaaaaaattaatggaattcaagaaattcatagaattggtaaaattcatagaatttatcaaatttaaagaactcatagaatttaaagaatgcaTAGAACTggaaagaattaaaggaattcaaaaaattgaaggattaaaagcattcaagaaattaacggaatgcaataaattcaatgaatttatagaattcatggaattcaagaaattcctagAATTCGCAGGAATTTATACAATTCGTAGAATTTATAGAAATCCAAGGATTTAAGCAATTTATAGTTTATAAGGAACTTGCAGACATTCGGGGATTTCCGAGAATTtacaggaattcagaatattcaaataattgaggGAATGAAGATAAATCaagtatttaagagaattcaaggaattcaatgcATTCGAACCAATtcataaattcagaatttgaaggaattgaggaaattcagagaattaggggaattcaagaaattcgtggaattcagaggattcaagaaattcgaaaaatttcgaatatcCAAGTTTTTAAGGACACTAAAGGAATTTACGGATTTCAGGGAATAcagataattttaatgatttcagagtatttaagaaattcaaggaatttagagaattctatgaatttcaggaattcagaacaTTCGAGAAGTTCAAGAAATTcagatattttcagaaattcattgagttttaggaattgaaagaattcatgtTATTCAGAATATCCCACAAAGTCAGAAaatgttgagaattcaagtaattccagGGATCGAGAGAatgttaaggatttaaaaaaatttagagaattcagaaaattggagGAATGAAATTATCGATTCGATTATTGTATTCctcgtttttttttcactttttttcatttcacaTTTAAATAGATCGGATTATTGTCTAGTGACATGagtgaatttatcatttttttattttgcatgcgTAGTTTAAAATTGCACGCAATTAGAATAaggaaacatttaattattaatttgtgttTTAGCACGTGATATTCAGAAATGGGAATACGTTCCGTTAGGGCCATTTGGAGCGAAAAATTTCGGCACAACAATTTCACCTTGGATTGTAACAATGGAAGCCCTGGAGCCCTTTAAGGTTCCTAATGCGCTACAAGATCCAAAACCGTTCCCATATCTTCTTCacgaaaatttatgcaattttgatATTAAACTTGAAGTTCACATAAAGCGTGAGTTAGTatttaaaatgtatgaaaattgtaaaactgcactcaaaaaaaagattctttgattcaaagaaaatttcttcgaataaaaaagaaattggcTTCCAAGCTAAAGAAACGGTCACGAATGTTGAAAATggccgtgcggcggcgctagtagtgacgttgttcaaacaacaaaattgcatggatatacagaacttctaaaaaataataaaaaaataaataacgaatagaTAAATTAATGAAAGCCAAAAGTTACCGAAAATATATATgattataaactttcaattaacgacaagatttttaatggacaaaaaataaaatcccgaattttaaaatattcgagaCTAAAATTCACTGACTTCGAAacagacttaaaaaataaacgaacaatattattaaatttccacaaatatttcaatttcggaaatttaGAGCTGATGAGCattgttaattgattattaatttatgagctatttatgaaattataaataagacaAACTATTTAATCAATCactaattgataatttattaattattttcgtgaatttcgaatttcagaaatagaaatatttaagagaatttaacaattcatttattttataattcgatcaATTCATAAttcgttaatttatattttcggccaCTTTTATCACTGATTTgtggtttttttattaattttttcgttattttgcaTTAGTCccggaaatttaaatacttttaaatatcgttataaagaactaattttttttatattcccgTTTTACAATATAGTGccactatataataaatataattattatatctatatattacaAACAGGGAATAtgataaatcataaaatattgtcttccattacaattaaataacgaactcttaaatgtgattaatcgaaaattattttttgaagcgttataataaatccatgttgaaattaaattctgaaaatcgaGAACAAGCAAATAAGTTATcagtttgtttctaaatttatataaatataatttttatcagattttcaagaaattaaaaaaaaaaattttatatttgagatGTGtccgaaaatattttagaacattttgaatgaactttatcattttattggattttacaagACGTTTGCGAaagttagagtatttttaaaagatgttgaggagttttagaagttgggaaggaatcaagaattatttgatacattttcgaaaattttttccagttttcaaTTATATCTAATCTATTTCAAGcgtcttaaattcttgaaaatatttttaaacgatataaattttattaattaatcttaacaaattgaaacattttggtttaaaatcttctcaactctctttcgaaattttacgaaatcgtctactatgtttaaaaacctatgttaattatttgatcaattttattcttttaaataaaaaattatttaaaattttcacacgaatataagaaaaatttcttaatttaaattaaattaaattaattatatattatattattattattttcttaatcgaaattttttctaaacttttgtaatatggcaaaattgcaaaaattgtttttaaaatcttttacacaattttacaactttggcattttaaaataattatatatgtttTGTGAACAATggaattcatttaataaaaagaaaaaacagtatTAGAAAAATCGGGCgtgtaatatttacaataattaaataaataaaccgttttcttaatacatttttaagagtttgtaacGGCTGTACATGACAAAAGTCATANNNNNNNNNNNNNNNNNNNNNNNNNNNNNNNNNNNNNNNNNNNNNNNNNNNNNNNNNNNNNNNNNNNNNNNNNNNNNNNNNNNNNNNNNNNNNNNNNNNNAGTCACATTCTGTTTCATTTCATCTACgtcctaatttttttctttttgaggaTACTGCAATATGGTAAACAGTCAGAAATCACAGAAAGCCAGATTAGGAATCAAGGGGGGCTGAACTACACTAAAGTCTTCCTTCACCAGAAATTTCGGAATAAGCTGCGATTAATGGGCACTCCTTAAAGTCACATTCTGTTTCATTTCATCTACGTCTCAAAAATTGTTTCTCACAGAGAGACAGATTAGTAATGAATGGAGGCTGAACTAAACTAAGGCCTTATTTcgccagaaatttctgaataagctgcgatgaattTACAGTTGCAGTGTTTCTAACGTTTACGCAACTGCGTAGACTAGTCATTTGAGGATTTACAGGCCCGTGTCTCTTAATAGTGGGTCTcacaaagccccccccccccccactccaaATAGTAAATACCTGTTTTTGCGAATGTCACAATTAGGTAAAAAGTTAAGAACACAAAATCGGATACTTTCCGGACGGACCGCGTGATTATGGTAGTGTTACAAGCagatgttttacaaaaaaaaaaatagatttctgaaTAGCatgtcatttttataaattttactcaACATTGCAGCAGAAAATGGAGCTTTTACTACAGTCTCTCGGAGTAATTATAAGTTTATGTACTGGACTCCGGTTCAGCAATTGGCTCATCATACTGTGACTGGGTGCAATATAAACCCAGGTGATTTGATGGCTTCCGGAACGATAAGCGGAGATGTAAGTGacattttaattgcacaaaaatattctttcattcaaagaatatttctttcaataaaagaaaaatactctttttatcatttttatttataactcggACATTGCTATCTAAATATGTAACATTGGAAGTAAAGGGtattgcatttttagtttaagaaaaataatttaaaagttaaaaaacgaatttttaagaaaatttaaatttaatacaaaaaagtagttttttcaactaaaaaagctttttcattcaagagaaaaagaattgaacagaaatgttaaatttttaaaccagaaaggtgatctgtcaaaaaaaaaaaactttcaatcaaattgttgatttttcaagcagaaaaagaagaattttccacaaacagctgaattttttatattaaaggtaattttcaatcaactagttgaatttgtcacaaaaatagttaatttttcaaataaaaaagaatgaacttgcaagaaaataaagttgcaaattcaactattttgttgaaaattcgtttcattttttaattggaaattaattttccaaataaaaatctaacaatttcattattgttaaaaacttttcttttaaaagaattaattttatttgttattaaatcaaattttgtgtaaaaaattcaacattttggtaaaattttgtaatttttagttaaaaatttttcattgcgaattcattttttctgaaaatttaacaattccgtttttcgttcaaaattggtattttaaatcgaaaattgagattttaaattaaaatcagatatttaaaaaaaatttaatttatattaaaaattaaaaattgatcttctctggTTGAATTAATCTGttgtttttttgtagtttaaaattgaaagcttttttgttaaaatattaattattttagttaaaattcctaCTGTTTgtcgtaaatgaacttttttgtttaaaatttagctgttttcgtaaaaagttcgtcttttagacttcaaacttcaacaattttgtgtagaaaaaaaatatttggttgaaaattaactttttttcgaaaattcaagttttttattcaaaaattcaagtgattgatttgaaatttattattttggtgatCAGTCATTTTtgcagaaagttaatcttcttgcttaaacataaactttttggttgaaaatgaatcttttttttataaaaatccaactaatttttttgttcaaaatttgttctttttgactaaaaatgaatcttttgtgataaaaaaagtcatctttcttgtttaaaaattcagatttggaagaaaattcgtctattttatatgaggattcaactattttcttaaaaattcataatttgatgaaaaatgaaacttcttaattaaaaattcatctttgtatgctAAAAAAATGCAGctctttatttaataattgaacaatatttttgaaagttaaattactttgtcgAAAATCCCACTTTTATGTTAGTTATTcttctttgatcaaaattcaactgttttcttgaaaaaaattttttatcgaaaattcatcttttttgactaaaaaacaattttttggcgaaaattcaagtgtttaaaaaaattcgtcttttggcttaaaaatgcaacatttttactaaattttatatttttagttgagaattaaactactttggtagaaaattaaactatttatttaaaaaatttacttattttgctcgaaattcgtttttttttttgttgttttttgttatctttatatttggaattaatttttctttatgaaaatgttaaaaatagattttttcatctcaaaataaagctatttttttttggttaaaaatttgcccttcataagttgaaaattcatgtatttgggtacaaaattaatttttttggtatagcattcataattttatttaaagatttaacttttttgttaaaaattcgtcttttgatagaaaattgaactttgtgcttgaaaatctatctttgtatgaaaaaaattcaactatttggttaaaaataaacatttttcctttagttagaaaattaaaatagttagtttaaaattaatctcttaattgaaaaaatgtaattaatttgttgaaatttcgttttttttaatatacctcttttttttaaatcgtctgttggagaaaaaataaatattttttgttgaaaattcttcattttattggagaatttcattattttattttttaaaattcgccatttgatagaaaattaatctttttggttgaaagttcgaccttctatgataaaaattcagctatctGGTAAGCAATACaatgaagtttaattattttgtcgaaaattccactattttcttagttattctttttgatcaaaaattcaactgttttcttgaaaatttgtccttttgaattaaaaattcaccttttgtgatagaaaagtcatttttcttatttggaaattcatctctttttactaaaagtcatctttttttgtcgaaaattcaactatcttcaaaataatttgtcttttggcttgaaaattcaactatttcaaacatattattattaaattttaaaaaatactcaagGCTTATGGCGCTTCatcacaatattatttaattttactgtctaaataaattaaagaagAGAACATACGGATTATTGTTGCTAATTTACTTAATTTGGAAACCTTAAATAAATAGAAAGTAATCGAGGACtttattaatttactttcaaattataaaatttatcaataagaaATAAGCCTTACAAAcgaacaattttatcatttctttagAGCCTTTATGttacaaaatttgactttttttaagcaaaattgttgAGAGAAAAGTtcgttttaaactaattttttctaccgtaaaaatcgagttttctatcagaagacgaattttcaatcagttgaattgaacgaaaaaaagtatttaaaaccagttgaatcttcaacgaaataaataaaattaggacagaacgatgaatttttaaccaaatgatttaagggcatgtgacacagctaaatacctatattaccgaccacagtttttcagttcactgaatgtttttttgaacctaagaagtttttttgtaaacaaaatatcgagctgaaactttggaaaatgtattagagtacaataaaatacgtttagatactgcattttggtaggaacttcactgaaaattattttatcttttttctgaacctcaacatttttttaacgttcgaactttttttatacacaaaatatcggtctcaaactttgagaaatgcaagagctgaaagaaaactacgtttaagtacaaagattaataataaaagatgtacaaaaatatatttcaacaatcaattccaacggcatcagccggtaacgttgtacacgaaaatacgaaacctggcggccactagacgaggctctagaggttaCGTATTCTTGTGTACAACGTTActggctgatgccgttggaattgattgttgaaaaattttttcttacatcttttattattaagcgtTGTACTTactttcatgtataaaaaaagttcgaacgttcaaaaaatgttgaggttcagaaaaaagatgaaataattttcagtgaagttcctaccaaaatgcagtacctaaacgtactttattgtactctaatacatttcccaaagtttcagctcgatattttatttacaaaaaaagttcttaggttcaaaaaaacatttagtgaactgaaaaactgtggtcggtaatataggtatttagctgtgttaatttttaacgaaaaaagctcattttcaacaaaaatgttcattttcaaccaagaaaaaccaattttcaaccaagagaaacgaattttccaccgcaaaaaatgaaaagacgaatttttagcgaCAGTAGAACCgcgattatccggccttcgattatcgaaggctccgcgttatccgaggcaacggaCTCATCCAAGCATGATCGGATAATGCGgtgaatcattaataaaacagttgtttacttttatttgctaaatgtttatatttatttttctatttaaaatatatcaaaaatggataactcttccgaattttttacttcttccgtattatccgaaTTTTCGCCTATCCGAGGCATCTCCTCCCCACATTActtcggataatcgaggttcaaCTGTATTTAAagttaactaaaaagaaaatatttttttttacaaattagttgaatattcaattaaatagataaatttattgGGAAAAAAATCAATGTGAAAAAAATACTCAGGGCctcaattagtttaaaattagtttctatCGGCATTGAATTCAGAAGAAATTAATTCATTCCTATTTAGACCCCTGATTCTTACGGAAGTATGCTTGAATTGAGCTGGAAAGGAACTCAGCCTATAAAGATGCAGGACGGGACAATAAGAAAGTTTCTTCAGGACGGTGATGAAGTAATAATGCAtggtaaattttctttttttttcaaatcattattcAAGATTACAATCCCCTTTGTTTATGTCTAACATCGGCTTTCTAAATTAGGTTACTGCGTCGGCGATGGATTCCGCATTGGCTTCGGTTTGTGCCAAGGAAAAGTGTTACCAGCACAAAAAAATGAAGACTAGGatgcaaataaaaacaaaaatgcaaaatttttatttttgttgatcaatcccaatttgtctattttccgaaaaaataaattcaatttttatttaagggtTACCATTAATCCCTACCTTtgagcttttaaaataaatttcgtttttttttaaattattaaaaatcagaaaaaatggaTTCAACGATcagcaaaaatcaaaatttgaatttttacagcTATAAGTTTGGATCACCCTGATGAAGACCAActgtaatatgtttttttttttttataattataatttctagaAATCAAATTTGTATACTTATGGCGCTTCGTCACAATATTATTTGAGTTTActgtataaataaattgaaaaagagaacgTTACTTTACCGACTATTTTTTCCtaattactcaatttgaaaaaaactaaataaataagaaataaccgaggaatttattcatttactttaacaaaatataatgtGTCATTAATAAATATGTCATGCaaacgtataatttttttatatcttaaaaacctttaatgttaacaacattcgatttattttccaaacaaatctttagataaaaaagttaattttcaaatgaatagttaaaaaagatgaattcctaaaaagagatcaattttgaaaccaaaaataccaattttcaataaaatacatcaattttctaccaatcgAAAGTGGAATATTGACATTTAcagattaaatataattaatttaaaaaaaaaagaattttcaataataaagttcattttcttctagaaaaaaaaaacaattttctaccaaaataagaatGTTTAGCTGGTAAAAGTAGACGAAAAAAACacttgcttttaattttttgaatatttaactaattatatacatttataaaaaaaataattttaaaataaattgttgaatttttagtttaaaaatttttaaagttataattttttgaattgaaaattaatgttcgtcGTCAAAAATTCGTCAACTATTCcacttaaaaatttatgatttatgttgaaaatttaacactttagtttaaagttgattattttcaagtaaaagttacactatttatttgaaaattaatggattttgttgaaaaatattccttttttttgtaaaaaattaatattcttgctgttaaaaactcatattttttggttgaaaattcataactctcACTTCAAATTTAATcgcagtttgttaaaaattaacttttgttgtttagaattaaatgtttaaactaaaaatttatctaatcaatttttcggttgaaagctttttttactttaaaactcatgttctttgttaaaaatttgttacttaaagattcataatcttattggaataatcattttttgttttaaatttaacaattccagttgaaaattcagtattttattcggaaattcatcgctttatttgaaaattgatattttttatttcaataaccaactatgaatttgtttcaaaatgcatgtAGTcggttcaaaaacaatttttgttttgtaaaaatataatttttgcctgaaaattcaaccatttttgtatggaaatttaactataatttttttgacGATTTATATTCTTACACGAAAATTAacgcattttattgaaaacacgtattttttatagaaattaatctttatggttgaatattcaactgctttgtgaaataatggtttattttgttaaaaaaatccttattttacataaagattaaccattttttcaaaaatttaaatctttttttttttacataaatatgaaCTACCTCACTTTTCTTAaaggatttatcttttttagttgaaaattacaaaaacacttatttttgttgttggttaaagattaatcactttaatagaaaattcatctctttgattgaaaattaatcagtttcttaaaaattcggttttctttaggtttaaaattaacttttttacctgaaaatttatcaaaacaatttttgtttgaaaatttctgttctttttaattgaaaatttatattcttcatcacattttttgaaataaaataccaTTCAGCTTcttgcaaaaagtaatttttttgtttgaaaattcaactctttggttcaaagttgatttttttaagtaaGCATTAAACTATtagtttacaaatttatgtatttttttcatacatattttctttgtactttgaaattttttaacctaagaactttttttgtatgtaaaatattGGCCTCAAACTTCAAGAAATGCCAGAGCCGATcgtaaattacgtttatgtatgttttttttacatctggcagatattttaaatatatagaaaagttgtgttcaaaaaattttgaggttatatcaaaaaatgctttgaaaataatttttatcgaaattccaaattaaatggaGTACATTGTAGGAATAGGGAtcgttttatttgtaataaacgtaagttaaaatttcaagtatttccactttattttccacaaaaacatgAGAACGAAAATTCAGGCACTACCAACTCCTATGGGCGATCGTGCAAAAGCATAGGAACTAAAAAAAGCTGTGTCACCGCTTGATGGCGCTGTATGTCGGTCCCACCCCGCACTTGACGTCTCTCGTCATGGTTGCgttagttcagtttttaatcaattcgTAATTTCACACAAtaacttgactttttttaaacaattaataattttatataattatttgaaagtttttaccaaTTAATTATATAAAGTATACTTGACCCTCCGTTACGCTCCGACCTCTATATCACATGAAATGAACTGACTTTATAAAcgcgcgaaatttaaaattactcttaCAACATAAATGTACTTTATggtgttctgaaatattttttctaaactttcagtccgatattttatttacaaaaaaaattctgcagttaaaaaatatatattcagtgAGCTAAAAAAGTGAGGTCAGTAATACAGGGATCtgagtgtgtcacatgcccttaaactaaaaatataaccattttctgttaaaaaatcgttttttgtgtttaaaatgaaACGTTTAAGCTaagaatttaactactccattttttggttggaagattatttttttgcttgacaAACTCacgttctttgttaaaaattttccagttaaagattcatcatgttcgtggaaaaaccattttttggttaaaaatttaactatttaagttgaacattcaattatttgtttgaaaattcatctattttattaacaGTTCTTTTCCTTTTGTCTAAAATAattcttcctggttaaaaattcaccgttttaaactattttatgataaaataaaatccCTTAACTATTAatagaactattatatttttggttgaaaatttatttcgtttagtacaaaattcaactatagagttgaaaatgaatgtagttgaaaatccaaatattgcagttgaagattcatcatttcgatggaaaaatagtttttttgttggtttaaaatcaaaggataccaattgaaaatgttatctaaaaattcttatattttgttgaaaatttgtctattttgatcaaaaatgattctttttggttcaaaatcgatattttctggctaaaaattcaactatttttttcaaaagttaaactactttgttaacaattttttttaaagacctgGGCAAGTCGAGAGGCCTAAATATAGTTAAACAAGCTCGTACgtcttgattaaatattaaacttctgAGTAGCCAAAGTATCGATTGAAAGTCGCCAGGTAAGTGGATCAATGAAGACAACGCACAGTCACAGCAAACCATGGCAATCGCCCTTCTACGGTAAG carries:
- the LOC117183030 gene encoding fumarylacetoacetase-like, coding for MTGNRSDNRRGRRQRHYRIRPKSTGKNRSHKFDDSAALVTCGLTRPLPSFFPQDKATMHLPAKIGDYTDFYSSIHHATNVGIMFRGKADALMPNWKYLPVGYHGRASSVVITGTTVQRPRGQTVPVEGAEPVFGPSRLLDFELEVAFFVGGPPTKLGESIPASKAYEHIFGMVVMNDWSARDIQKWEYVPLGPFGAKNFGTTISPWIVTMEALEPFKVPNALQDPKPFPYLLHENLCNFDIKLEVHIKPENGAFTTVSRSNYKFMYWTPVQQLAHHTVTGCNINPGDLMASGTISGDTPDSYGSMLELSWKGTQPIKMQDGTIRKFLQDGDEVIMHGYCVGDGFRIGFGLCQGKVLPAQKNED